A stretch of DNA from Staphylococcus equorum:
CATATTACGGAGACTTGCTTATTTTTCTTCCACTCTCCTTATTGGCTATTGAACGATTTTATAGAGAAAAGAAAATAGGGTTATTTATTTTTGCTGTAGCTCTAACTTTATTTTCAAATTTCTATTTTAGTTATTATGAATCGCTTGTACTATTTGCATATTACTTTTATAGATTAGTATTCCCTCACCCGAGTGATATCGTCACTCGCAAGCAAAAATTATGGATTATTCCTGTAGCAATAGTATTAAGTACACTAGTCAGTATTTGGGGATTCTATACCGGGGTTACTTCGTTTTTCAACAATGATCGAGTAAGCAATCCACATTTTAAAATAAATATGTTTACAGATTTTGCACGACAAAAACACTTTTTTAGTAATGGGTTTTATATCACTGTTTCGATTATCGCTATAGTAGCATTGCTATCATTTAAGTTATATAAACATTATTATTATAGATTTTTTGCAATTATGATTTGGATTATGTTGGTTGGTTCATTGACACCCTATTTTGATAGTATGTTTAATGGCTTTTCGACACCCGAACGCAGATGGGTTTACATATTTGCTTTCACCACAGCAGGATTAATTGCATTGTTTATTCAACACATTTCAGAATTAAAACTCAAGCCATATATCTTAGCATGTGCCCCCGCCTTGCTTTTCATGTCAATCATGACAATTATAGTTGAAAAAGAAAAAATGACATGGATGCTCGCTTGTCTCATTATTATGATTTTTATCGGGATACTTTTATTTAAAAGGTCTCTACTAAAAAAACGTTGGCCTTTAGCAGTATTATTAGTATTATTTATTGTTCAACAAAGTATGATTCTTTCTAATCATCACTACAATAATGTAAGGAATTATGAATCAACCAAATCAGCTATGCATGCTTCAAAATATAAAAGTCCTGCTTTATCTAAGAAAATAGACGAGATTAATCAACGGCATAATGATGATCCACTGAGTAGAATTGATTATATGTCGCAATATGGTCTTAATTCACCAATGATTTATCATTTTAATGGTATTGCTTTATATTCAAGTATTTTTGATGGTGACATATTAAAATATTATGATCAGACATTACAAATTAATATGCATACTGATAAAAATAGTACTTATCGATTATTATCAAATAGAGCGAATTTAATGGCATTATGGAACGTTAATGATCGTATACGTCGACCAGATGATTCGAATATGTCTTTCGGTTTTGAACCTAAAGATACGATTCATCATTCAAAAAAAGAGTCATTTATTCATTCAACAAACGAAATTAAATATCCAAGTGCTCATATAACCAACAAGGTGTATGATTCGAAAGATCTTAAATCACCGCTTGATAAAGAACAAGCAAT
This window harbors:
- a CDS encoding YfhO family protein, whose protein sequence is MFRKLWAHKVTRFICIVALGIGVALLTFTPYIFRYLTEGIVFSGSGDGYRQMMPFQMYLYEHFSQFKSFYDHSFGLGGDYVKDLAYYYATSPFTLINFIFVWLSEVLFNSNPSNITYWASNQLIVAFVKGVVTFVLAFYYFRYIKFNRHAVFLASMLYGASTVVIYFNFTWSYYGDLLIFLPLSLLAIERFYREKKIGLFIFAVALTLFSNFYFSYYESLVLFAYYFYRLVFPHPSDIVTRKQKLWIIPVAIVLSTLVSIWGFYTGVTSFFNNDRVSNPHFKINMFTDFARQKHFFSNGFYITVSIIAIVALLSFKLYKHYYYRFFAIMIWIMLVGSLTPYFDSMFNGFSTPERRWVYIFAFTTAGLIALFIQHISELKLKPYILACAPALLFMSIMTIIVEKEKMTWMLACLIIMIFIGILLFKRSLLKKRWPLAVLLVLFIVQQSMILSNHHYNNVRNYESTKSAMHASKYKSPALSKKIDEINQRHNDDPLSRIDYMSQYGLNSPMIYHFNGIALYSSIFDGDILKYYDQTLQINMHTDKNSTYRLLSNRANLMALWNVNDRIRRPDDSNMSFGFEPKDTIHHSKKESFIHSTNEIKYPSAHITNKVYDSKDLKSPLDKEQAMLQGVVFNDKDAKPNSQIKSNENLLDKTSTSLNNAHRDKDGKLTVTKDKGGITYTLPSSIANKYKDMYIEMDVELLSPDKQHDVGVNEYNQSRNELTYKYRRFVTPVTMRVKADEKLQVKLSQGKYRFNIKGIYGENYETLNKASKALDNVQVSEQRSGYTIKKDKNDEGYLVLPMAYRDGMKAYANDKTLPVKQGNGIMTVIPVEKGQEKIELKYTPPHTTILVVLSVLGIILSIGFTKWIKPKN